One genomic segment of Sander lucioperca isolate FBNREF2018 chromosome 10, SLUC_FBN_1.2, whole genome shotgun sequence includes these proteins:
- the LOC118496118 gene encoding piggyBac transposable element-derived protein 4-like → MWQGDTGERVNGESDGSSKASVMVRGFEECWTEEDRDKHDDGERDRHDADEHEHDHDHDAGEDEGDENREGEDADADDDADDDEDDDDDGEQDDERGEEQGANVAQAGGWQRGDEDRDEDREGDGGDDDGEQDEERGEERGANAPQEGGRQRGDDDNEGHDDEEQDVEQDDEDEEDEEEEESERFASRDGEIEWSSTTYHPHRPGPRRRRRAEYEEDEEQQLDDGDDGNDQDQDQDQDQDQRDRDQDERHDQDERQQQDPARRATAPQSPVPTEYAATRVRDILSAFELFVTRHIQEIVVTATNIEGLRKCGNGWKLMDATDLRGYIGLLLLAGVYRSRNEALESLWHEESGRAIFRATMPLKRFHAFSRLLRFDDRETRAARRAADKLAAIRDVWDAWVRRLPRLYNPGPDVTVDEQLVPFRGRCSFRQYMPSKPARYGLKSWVACDAASSYAWNMQMYTGKSASGGPERNLGARVVLDVTKGLRGPRNVTCDNFFTSYELARRLLIERRLTVVGTMRKNKPELPRALLNTKGRALFSSRFAFTPTVTLVSYVPKRHKNVLLLSTLHTGKARVRATRDAKPDIILHYNSTKGAVDNLDKLVGTYSCRRKTTRWPLAVFHNILDVSAYNAFVLWRELRPQWMRGKLYRRRVFLEQLGRALVTPLIERRSRLPRTISM, encoded by the exons atgtggcaggggGACACAGGGGAAAGGGTGAATGGGGAGAGCGATGGATCCTCAAAGGCGTCGGTGATGGTACgggggtttgaggagtgttggacgg AAGAGGACCGAGACAAACACGATGACGGAGAAAGAGACCGCCACGACGCTGACGAGCACGAGCACGACCACGACCACGACGCAGGAGAAGACGA GGGAGATGAAAACAGAGAGGGCGAAGACGCCGACGCCGACGACGACGCCGACGACGACgaagacgacgacgacgacggcGAGCAGGACGACGAACGAGGAGAAGAACAAGGGGCAAACGTGGCACAGGCTGGTGGATGGCAAAGGGGAGATGAAGACAGAGATGAAGACAGAGAGGGCGACGGCGGCGACGACGACGGCGAGCAGGACGAggaacgaggagaagaacgaggGGCAAATGCGCCACAGGAGGGTGGACGGCAAAGGGGAGATGACGACAACGAGGGCCACGACGACGAGGAGCAGGATGTGGAACAAGACGATGAGgacgaggaggacgaggaggaggaggagagcgaaAGGTTTGCGTCGAGAGACGGCGAGATCGAATGGTCCTCCACGACGTATCATCCCCATCGCCCTGGACCTCGTCGCCGCCGTCGTGCCGAATATGAAGAGGACGAGGAACAACAACTGGACGACGGCGACGACGGCAacgaccaagaccaagaccaagaccaagaccaagaccaacgTGACCGAGACCAAGACGAACGACACGACCAAGACGAACGGCAACAACAAGACCCGGCCAGACGCGCCACCGCTCCGCAGAGCCCAGTACCCACAGAGTACGCGGCAACACGCGTCCGCGATATACTCTCCGCTTTCGAGCTGTTTGTCACGCGGCACATACAAGAGATCGTGGTGACCGCCACGAACATCGAGGGCCTAAGGAAGTGCGGCAACGGCTGGAAACTGATGGACGCCACGGACCTGCGCGGCTACATCGGGCTGCTGCTCCTCGCCGGCGTGTACAGGTCCCGAAACGAGGCCCTGGAGAGCCTGTGGCACGAGGAGAGCGGCAGGGCCATTTTCCGCGCCACGATGCCGCTCAAGCGCTTCCACGCGTTCTCGCGACTGCTGCGATTCGACGACCGCGAGACGAGAGCCGCCAGACGAGCCGCGGACAAACTGGCGGCCATACGAGACGTGTGGGACGCCTGGGTGCGGCGGCTGCCTCGCCTCTACAACCCGGGCCCCGACGTGACCGTGGACGAGCAGCTGGTTCCCTTTCGAG GTCGATGCTCCTTCCGCCAGTACATGCCCAGCAAGCCCGCCAGGTACGGACTCAAGTCCTGGGTGGCCTGCGACGCCGCGTCCAGCTACGCATGGAACATGCAGATGTACACGGGCAAGTCGGCGAGCGGCGGGCCCGAGAGGAATCTGGGCGCGCGCGTGGTGCTGGACGTGACCAAGGGCCTGCGGGGTCCGCGCAACGTGACGTGCGACAACTTTTTCACCTCCTACGAGCTGGCCCGGCGGCTTCTCATCGAGAGGCGCCTCACCGTGGTGGGCACGATGCGCAAAAACAAGCCCGAGCTGCCGCGCGCCTTGCTCAACACCAAGGGCCGTGCGCTCTTCTCGTCCAGGTTCGCCTTCACGCCCACCGTCACTCTGGTGTCCTACGTGCCCAAGAGGCACAAGAACGTGCTGCTGCTGAGCACGCTGCACACGGGGAAGGCGCGCGTCCGCGCCACCAGGGACGCCAAGCCCGACATCATCCTGCACTACAACAGCACCAAGGGCGCCGTGGACAACCTGGACAAGCTCGTCGGCACGtacagctgccgcaggaagacGACGCGCTGGCCCCTCGCCGTGTTCCACAACATCCTCGACGTGTCCGCCTACAACGCCTTTGTGCTCTGGCGAGAGCTCAGGCCCCAGTGGATGCGCGGCAAGCTCTACAGGAGGCGCGTGTTCCTGGAGCAGCTGGGCAGGGCGCTCGTGACTCCGCTCATCGAGAGACGCTCGCGTCTCCCTCGCacaatttcgatgtaa